The sequence GTCGCGATCGAACACCACGTCGGGCTCGATGCGGTTCTCCGGGCGATGCGCAAAGGCGTTCAGTGCCTTTTCATCCAGGGCGAACTGGGCCGCGTTGCTGCGAATGAAATAGCCGGCCAAACGCTGCTGGTACTGCCGGAACTCCGGGAACCTTGCCTGCACGAGCAGCTTGGTCTCGGGACCTTTCCATAGCGACACGCCGCCGGTGTGGTCGTCGTGTCCGTGGGTCAGGATCAGGTAACGGACCGGCGCCGAGCTGATCTTTTGCAGCAGTTCGTGGTGCTTGCTGGCCGACAGCGCGCTCGAGGTGTCGATCACGACGTTTCCGTCCGAGGTGACGACCAGAAACGTGTTGCTGAAGCCGGGCGCGTAGTAGATGGCCTCGTTGACCCGGGTGGCCTCCTTCAGCCGGTTGCCGCTCAGGGCAAAGTCGCTCAGACCCAGCGGTAGTTGAGCCCAGGCGTTCCGGGTAGTGAGAACAGCGATGGCGCCAGCCGCGAGCCAAGCGATCGCCCGCCAGCGATGTGCGTTGCCCGACATGATGGATTTTCCTCGCATCGTGGCCAGGTAGCCCCCCCTCGTGCGGCCCCATCATAGCCCTCGGCGCAAGGCTGGGCCAACCTTGCCAACAGCGGTAACCTGAACGCGGACAGTCGCATCGAATCTCCAGCCTCGCTCCATAGGCGAGGCAATCGGCAATCAGGCTCAAGGAGCGCAATCATGGCCCAGGCGATGTTCGGTGCCGGATGTTTCTGGGGAGTCGAAGCGTTGTTTCGCGCAGTGCCCGGCGTGACGAATACCGCGGTGGGTTATTCGGGCGGTCAGACCGAGAACCCGACCTACGAGCAGGTGTGCTCCGACCGGACCGGTCATGCGGAAGTCGTGCACGTCGAATTCGATCCCGATCGCGTTGGATTCGATGAATTGCTGGAGGTGTTCTGGAAGAATCACGACCCGACGACACTCAACCGTCAGGGTCCCGACTTCGGCTCGCAATATCGCTCGGCCGTGTTCTACTACGACGAGCAGCAGCGCGAGGCGGCCGAGGCGTCGAAGGCCCGCTGGCAGGCGTCGGGCGCATACCGCCGACCGATCGTCACCGAGATCAGTCCGGCGCGACCGTTCTACAGGGCCGAGGAATATCATCAGCAGTATCTCGAGAAGCGCGGTAGGACAAGTTGCCATCTCCGCTAAACGAAGGTCATCGGCTAACATAGGCGGCGGGTAAAAGCTCGTGCCTTGCGTCAGGCCGTTATGTCGATTGCGACTGCCGATGCTGCCGTTCACACGCTGACCGCGGAACGAGTGGCCGCTGCGCTGGCCTCGGATCTCGAACACGGGCTGGCCACGGGCGAAGCCCAGGCACGCCTGGCGCGGCACGGCACCAACGAGCTGGCCTCGGCCCCGCCCGACCCGTGGTGGCGCAAGTTGCTCGCGCAGTTCCGCGAGCTGGTGGTGCTGCTGCTGATCGCGGCGGCGATCATCTCCGGCGCCTTGGGCGAGTGGGTCGATACGCTGGCCATCCTGACCATCGTCCTGCTCAACGGGCTGCTGGGGTTCTTTCAAGAGGCGCGCGCCGAACGTGCGCTGAGCGCCCTGCAAAAACTCTCGTCGCCTGTGGCCAAGGTCGTTCGCGATGGACGCTTGCAGACCGTGGCTGCACGCGAACTGGTGCCGGGCGACCGCGTGGAGCTCGAAGCCGGCGACTACGTACCGGCCGATGTCCGGTTGCTGGTCGCCTACGGGCTGCGCATTCAAGAAGCTGCCTTGACGGGCGAATCGGTGCCCGTCGACAAGGAACCCTCGGCCGTCCTGGCGCCTCAGACCCCGCTCGGCGACAGGCGCAACATGGCATACCTGGGCACCGTCGTCGCCGCCGGCAAGGCCAGCGCGCTGGTCGCCACGACCGGTATGCAAACCGAGCTCGGGCAGATCGCCGGGCTGCTCGCACGCCAGGAGCGCGAGCTGACGCCGCTGCAGCGCCGACTGGAAGAGCTCGGCAAAGTGCTGCTGGCCGTCTGCGTCACCATCGTGGTCGTGATTTTCGGGCTCAGAATGCTGCGTGGCGGCGAGTTTACCGAGGTCTTCTTGATGGCCGTCAGCCTGGCCGTGGCTGCGGTGCCCGAAGGTCTGCCGGCCGTCGTGACGATGGCTCTGGCGATCGGGCTGCAACGCATGGTCAAGCGCAACGCGCTGGTCCGCAAATTGCCCAGTGTCGAAACGCTCGGTTCCGTGACGGTCATTTGCAGCGACAAGACAGGCACGCTGACGCGCAACGAGATGACCGTCCGCGCGGTCTTCGCCGCGGGCAGGCAATTCTCGGTGACCGGCACCGGCTACGTCGTGCAGGGTGAGTTTCTGCTCGCGCCGCCGCAGGCCGGCTCGGAAGAACCGATCGACGCGGCCCAGGACGACGACTTGCGCCGCGTTCTGCGAATCGGCGCCTTGTGCAACAGCGCGGCCCTGAACCCGGTCGAGAATCTGCCTGCCGCGCGGACGATCACCGGCGATCCGACCGAGGCGGCGCTGCTGATCGTGGCTGAAAAAGCCGGGCTGAGCGATCCGCGGCCCGGCGCGCGGATCCTCGTCGAGGTGCCCTTTGACTCCCAGCGCAAATTGATGTCGGTGGTCGCCGAACAGGAAGGTCGCACGGCGCTCTTCTGCAAAGGTGCGCCCGAGATCGTGTTGGCACGCTGCACACGAACCTGGCTCGGCGGCCGGGTCGAACCGCTCGACCCGCCGCTGCGCGAGCAGATCCTGGCCGAGATCGCCCGCCTCGCCGCGCAGTCGCTGCGCGTGCTGGCAATGGCGACGCGCGACGAAATCGTGGTGCCCCTGGCCGACGACGCGGAACAGGACCTGGTCTTCGCGGGCCTGGTCGGCATGATCGATCCGCCGCGCGACGAGGCCCGTGCGGCGGTGGCCAAGTGTCACGCCGCGGGCATCCGGCCGGTGATGATCACCGGTGACCATCCGGAGACGGCGGCGGCAATTGCGCGGGAGCTGCACCTGTCCGGCGAGCATGAAAAGTTCCCGGTGTTGACCGGCGTGGCGCTCGATGAATTGAGCGACGAACAATTGCGCGAGGCGGCCAAAGACGCGGTGGTGTATGCGCGCGTGTCGGCCGAGCACAAACTCCGCGTCGTGCAGGCCCTGAAGCAGCGGGGCGAAGTCGTCGCGATGACCGGCGACGGTGTGAACGACGCCCCCGCGGTCAAGGCCGCCGACATCGGCATCGCCATGGGGATCACCGGCACCGATGTGACCAAGGAAGCCGCGGACATGGTCCTGGTCGACGACAATTTTGCCTCGATCGTGAGCGCGGTCGAAGAGGGCCGCGGGATCTTCGACAACATCGTCAAGTTCGTCAACTATCTGTTGGCCTGCAACACTTCCGAGGTGTTGTTCATGTTTGTCGCAGCGCTGCTCGATTGGCCTACGCCGCTGACGGCCGTGCAGTTGCTCTGGATCAACCTCGTCACCGATGGCCTGCCTGCCCTGGCCTTGGCCATGGAGCCGCCGGAACGCGATGCCATGCGGCGTCCGCCGCGGCCGGCGAACGAAGGCGTCATTACCCGGAAGCGGGCCGTGCAGCTCGGCTTGCAAGGCTCGCTGATGGCACTCGTGGCCGGCGTGGGTTTCTTTCTCACCTACGATGGCGATCCGCAGAATCTGCCCGCCGCGCGTACCGTCGCTTTTGCGACGATGGCGTTCACCCAGTTGAGCTTTTCATTCTCGTGCCGCAGCCAACAGCTCACGCTGCCGGAGTTGGGCGCCTTCAGCAACCTCTATCTCGTCGGCGCGATTCTATTCTCGGCGCTGCTGCAACTGAGCGTGTTGTATCTGCCGGGCGTACAAGGTGTGTTCGATTGTCTCCGCCCGACGGTGAATCAATTGGCACTGGCGATGGTGCTGGCGCTGATCCCGGTAACCGTGGTAGAAGTCGCCAAGATTGCCCGGGGGTGGCCGATGCCGTTTACACCCTGACGCACGGCGCGTTGTGCCTCGTGGGCGGCGCAATCGAGCCAGCTCAAAGAACTTGATCACGGTTCCGGCCGAGGCCGGCGCTATTGCTGTGCGTTGTCTGCGGCATAGGGCGTGCCGGCCAGCATGCGCGCATTCGTCTCGGGCACGGGCGGCAGCTTGGTGCCCGAGGGGACTTGGGCGTGCTGTGCTTTGTGCTCGCATTCGGCGCAGAGGTCTTCGACCACCCACTTGTAGCTGGGGATTTTCTTCGTCTCGACCTTTTTCATCAGTTTGGTCTTGGTGTGCACTGTCGCGCAGCCGGGAATCCACTCGCGCCAGACGAACTTCTTGGGTTTCGAACACACCTCGGGGTCGGCGTCCTGGTCGCAGTTCTGGCAAACCTCTTCGCAATACTTGCAGTCCAGCTTGCTGCATCCAGGGATGCAAAAGTCCTCACATTTGCTGCCCCAGCAGATGACGTCGACCTTTTTCTCTTCGCACACCAGGCGGCAGACCTTGTTGCACGCTGCGGCGCGTCCGCAGTGAGCGCAGCAGCCGTGGCCGGCCTGCAACCGGTCGGAGACATAGCTCACGAGGCACAGCGTCAGCAACACGCAGAAGGTTCGCTCGAGTCGCATGGGTTGAAGTCCTCGTCGCATCGGCGTTACCAGTTCCAGTCGAAACGCATGGCAAGGATGTCCGACGTGGTGGCGCCGAAAATCGCCTCGCTGCTGGTGATCGGGTGGATATAGTCGAACATCACCCGCGTGCGATCGCTCCAATACCAGTTGAAGCCGACGGTGAAGTCGTTGTATTGGCCGCGATCGACCTGCGTCAGTTCGAGCCACGACCAGCGCGCCTTGGCTTCCCAGGCACCGAAGCCCGCAGCTCCGGGTACCCAGAACACGTTGCTGAAAGGGACATTGCGGGCGAACTGTGCCCCGTGCTGTCCGAATCGCTCGTAGATGCGATTTTCGCCGGTCAAGAAGTAGCTGAGATGGGCATACGAACCGAAAAAGCTGACCGGCGCGGCGTCCAGGCGATTGACGCTCGTGGCGAACAACTCGCTTTGCACCGTCACCGGGCCCATCACCGAAGCCAGCTCGACGTTGCCCGTCACATAGTCGTTGGCATTGATGATCAGGCTGTCGATGATCCGCGGGCCTTCGTGAATCTGCGGGCGACTGCGAAAGCGCACACGGTCGTCCTGATCGTCAGTGTAGAGAATACCCGCGCCCGTATGAACCAGGTAGCGGCCGTTCGAAGGCTCGTCGTAGTAGGGCAGCCAGGTGGCACGGCCGACGACCCGATAGCCCTGGTTGTTGTCGATCCGTTCTTTGAGCGCCTCGCTGATACTGTCGATGAAGATCCCGTAGCTCCAGGTGAGATTCAGGTCGTCGGTGTGATTGTAGGACGCGATGCCGACTTCACGGTCGGGCGTGAACACGCCCTGGGTAGGAATCGAGCGTTCCATAAACACGCCGTTGGTGTCGTTGGTTACCTGCTCGAGGCTGATCGGCACGAAGAAGTTGCCGATGCGCGCCCGCCCGAACCAGGGCAGCTCGTTGATCGAGAAATAGGCGTCTTTGACCTCGGGCGTCGTCACGCCCGGCGTCTCACCGACGGCCTCGGGCTCGAGGGTCATCTGCAAGCGAAAGTCGTAGACGCCGTAGCCTGTGCCTTCGGCCACCAAGCGCAGCCGGCGAAATTCGAAGTAGTTCTGGGCGTTCGGAATCGTCGGAGCCGCATCGGCCCAGTTGATGTAGTCGAGCTGAACGTGGCCGCCGATCTTGATGGTCCATTTGTCGGTTGACATGTCCTGCCAACCGGCCGTGTCCTTGGCGGCCTTGTCGTCTTTCTTCTCGTCCGGCTTTTTCGCGGCCTCTTGCTTACCCGCCTCGGCCGGCTGGTCTGTGGGCATGGCGCTGCGCGGGGCTGCATTTCGCGCGGCCGCATCCTGCTCGAGCTTTTCCAGTCGCTTCAACAGGGCGTTGTAGTCGGCCGCGGTCGGCGCGGGGGCTGGGACCGTTTCCGGCGCATAGACCGCGTACGTCGCTGCTGCCGGAGCCGGTCGCGGCGGCAGCGGAGCGTAATAAGTCGCACCTGGCGCGGCCGCAATCGTGGGGTGCGGCGGCGCAGAGGCAAGCGGCGCGAAGGCCGGGCCGTTCACGGCAGGCAACGACTGCGCAGCAATGGGTTTCGTCGCATGGGGCGAAGGAAGCTGCGCGGCCAGAGAGGCAGCCAGCATGTAGACCAGTGCGCCGTTGGTCATGGGCCTGCTCATTCACTCGGCATGCGGGTATCCGCTCGACCGAGGACACGAAAGCGAACCAGGCCTCCTATGCGAATAGGTCGGCTGCCATGCGTTACTGCTACTCTCGTCCTGCGCGACGTTGCGGCTTGATCGATCTTGGCGCGCGCTGCAACGAATCGGCGCAAGAGAACGCCAGCAGCGCAGGGGCTGCTGGCGTTGTGGCGAATGGCTCGATTGCTGTCGCTGCGCGGCTGGCGTCCGCGCCCTCCTAGCGCTAAGGCCGTGCGCCTTCAGGCAGCAGCAACTCGTTCTGCTTCGTGGCCACGACCTCCGGCGGCGTGCCCGAGTTCCAAGTGGCGGGTACCTGCTTGTCGCCTTGGTACTGCGCGACCATGGGCTCCCAGACGACGTCGACCTTGTCGGTGAACAAATCACCGATCAGCAGGTCGGTGATTTTTCCGCGGAGATGCGGGTTGGCTTTGACGAAGTTGCCGAAGCTGAAACCGTCATAGTATTCGCACACGAGACGGCGCATGCGGTCGATGCCTTCGTTCAAGCCCGCGGCCCATTTGCCGAGCTGCGCCCCGGACAAATCGCCGATCTTCAGCCCCTCGACGATCGCATCGGCGGCCATCTCGCCCGATTTCATCGCCAGCAGCACGCCTGACGAATACAGCGGGTCGAGAAAGCCGAACGCGTCGCCGACCACCACCCAGCCGTCGCCTGCGGCCTGCGTGCAGCGATAGGAGTAGTCGCGCGTGGCGAAATAGCCGGTGATCCGCTGGGCCGAGGCCACGCGTTCTTGCACGGCGGGACAACGCTCGACTTCTTCGGTGTAGGTCTGCTCGTGGCTGCCGCGCCCTTTGAACAGGTAGTCGAACGGCGCCACGACGCCGACGCTCACACGATTGTTGTGCAGGGGGATGTACCAGAACCAGCCCAGACGATTGGCCGTTTGCAGGACGATCGTTGCCCCCTCGTCGCGTCCGGTGTCGCGGTAGGCGCCTTCCCAGTAGGTCCAGATCGCGCCCTTGTTGAGCACGGGGTCCCAAATGCGCAGTTTGAGCTTGTTCATCAGCAGTCCGCTCTGGCCGCTGGCGTCGACCACGACCTTGGCCCGGACCTCGCGCTGCGTGCCGTCTTCATCCTGGAGCTTGACACCGACCGTGCGGTTGCCCTCCTGGAGCACATCCAGCACGCGGACGCCTTCATGCGCCTCGACGCCGTGCTCGCGGGCATTCTCCAGCATCATCTGGTCGAACTCGCTGCGCACGACCTGCCAGGTCTGCGAACACTCGTGGGGCTTGTTGTCCCAGAAATAGAACGGCGCCGAGTGTTTGCCGTTGGCGCTGACGAACTGCACGCTGTGCTTCTGCACGAAGCAGCTCGCCTTCATCTTGGGCAGCATGTTGAGTCGCTGCAGCACCCAGTAGGTTTCCGGAATCAGCGACTCGCCGATGTGAAACCGGGGGAAACGCTCGCGCTCGAACAACTGCACACGGTGACCGGCCTGGGCAATCAAGGTCGAAGCGGTCGAACCGGCCGGCCCGCCGCCAATGACAATCACGTCGGTTTCGCTCGGAATGGAACGAGTGCTTTTGATCATGGCTACGTCCTCGAGATTGAAGCTGCCTTGCACGGCAGGGTTACTTCCAGGGGCTGTCCAGTGATTCGTGCGGGGCCCGCGCCGCTCGCAACAATCCGGCCAATTCGCCGAGCTGCGCGGGCTGCAGATGGCCCAACTGCCGGGCGTGGCACGCGGCCAGCGGCTCGGCAATCTGCGCGAGCAACGCCACGCCCGATTCGGTGATTCGCACCTCGACGACGCGACGATTCGTCAGCAGGCGATCCCGCGCGATCCAGCCGCGCTGTTCGAGTCGATCGACGATCCGGGTGATGTCCGGTGCCCGAGAGACGAGCCGCGCGGCCAATTGCAGGGTCGGCATCCCCAGGGGCCGATGTGCCGCGAGCAGCCGCAACACGTTGTATTGCTGGGCTGTCAGCTCGAATTGGGCGAACAGTTCGTCCTCCAACGCGCGTAGGCGGTCGTACGTCCGCCACAGATTCAGGTAGACCTCCTGCTCCGGGGAGTCGAAGGAGGCGGCGCGCCGGAGGTCGACAGGCTGAGTGGGCATGGAGGCAAGATAGTCGTCTGAACAACTATTGTCCAGACTTTTGATACAACCCTATTGGGTGGTTTGTGCTGTCCGATTGCCTAACCGACTTCCAACGCCTTTTTTGCACTCGCCGGATCAGGAACGAACAGTGACGCGCTATCTTCCGCCCTCATTCGCAGGCGGCCAAGTCGGCCGTCGCAGATGAGGCATTTGGGAGAGAACGCTCGTGAGTAAGAACCGACTGATTGGCACTTTGATCTTGGCGGCCTTGGCGACGAAGCCGCAAGCGGCCTTCGCTACGCCCCTGAGCTACACGGGGGGCACCGTGTCGCAAGATTTCAATGGTCTTCCGACCAATGTCACGAATCCTGTGCAGACGATTACCGGTCGCGGTCCGCACGAATTCAGCGCCGTCACTGGCGCCTCTGGCCTGGACGGCTGGCAGTTTGCTAACCCGAGCGGCACCAGCAGCAGCACCGAATTTCGCTCGCACGACGGCAGTCAGGCCGGAAACACGGGCCGCGGCTCGATCAGCTTCGGCACCAACGGCAGCACCGATCGTGCCCTGGGCGCGTTGGCCACGAGCAATCAGATTCCGGTGTTCGGCCTCGTACTCGTGAACAATTCGCTCGTCACCTACGACAGCGTTTCGCTGGCGTACACGGGTGAGCAATGGCGCCGCGGCAACGTCGCTTCGCCTAACAAGCTGTTCTTCGCCTATGCCGTGGGTGGGGCGAGCATCTCCTCGGGAACATTTACCGGCGTGGCCGCGCTCGACGTCACCGCGCCCAACGCGCAAGCCGCTCCGACCGAGGTTGCCCTGAACGGCAATCTGGCGACGAACCAGGTCTCGCTCAGCGCGACGCTCACCAACCTGAACTGGGCGCCGGGCCAGCAATTGGTTCTGCGCTGGACGGCACAGGATCAGTCAGGACAGGACGATGGCATCGGCATCGACAATCTGTCGTTCGCCGCGCATCCGGTACCGGAGCCGGCGTCGATGGCGCTGGCCATGAGCGGGGCAGTGGCGCTCGTGGGATTGGCCCTGCGCCGGCGCCTTCGCGTTCAAGCCTGACGGTACGCTTCCACCACCAGCCCGCGGCCCAGGGAGCGAACAGTTCCTTGGGCCGCGGTCGTCTGGCAGGCACAAGCTGCGATGCAGACCGCCTCGCTCACCATTCGATGACGACGACACAGCGCTGGTCGCCGCGGAGAATCGTGAACTCGGCCGTGGTCTCGGCGCGCAGCCGCGCGAGCAGTCGGTGGATGTCGTCCACGCTGCTCACGAAGCGATCGTTGATCTCGACGATCAGATCGCCGACATGCAGTCCCGCTCGCGCGGCCGCACTGCCCGACTGGACCTCGACGATCTCGACGACCTGGTCGCTCAACAGGTCGAACTCGCGCACCGCGGAGCGGGGCAGCCGGCGCGCGGTGGCCGCCACGCCCAGTGTTCGCCGGCGAACCTGACCGTGCCCCAGAATCTCGCTGGCCACCCATTGAGCCGTATTGCCCGGCACGGCGAATCCCAAGCCTTGGGCGTGGGCGATGATCGCCGTGTTCACGCCGACGACGCGGCCGCGCGAATCGACGAGCGGGCCACCCGAATTGCCCGGATTGATCGGCGCGGCATGTTGAATGACGTTCTCGATCAGGCGGCCGTCGCGACCGCGCATGCTGCGCCCCAGGGCACTGACGACTCCGGTCGAAACCGTGGCATGCAACCCCAGGGGGCTGCCCATGGCGATCACCAATTGTCCGACGCGCAACGCGTCCGAATCGCCGATCGGGGCAAAAGCCAGGTCGCGCGACGCGAGCCTGACCAGCGCCAGATCGGTCGCCGGGTCGTCGCCAATGACGGCGACGTCGACGCGATCTCCCTCGTCGGTCATCGCCACCAGCCGCGTGCGCCCGGCCACGACGTGGCTGTTGGTCAAGGCGTAGCCGTCGGGTGTGATCAGGAATCCCGAGCCCGACCCCTGCGGGCGATCGTCGGGATGACCGGCGATGCTGAAGACCGCCGGCGACGCGCTTTCGACCACTTGAATCACGGCCCGCGAGTAGGCGTCGAGTAAGCTGGCATCCGGGGGCGGTGCAGGCGAATCTGCCGAACGAGCCTCGCCTCCCGACGAATCATGTGAAAGCAACCACGGACGAATCACAGGTTCCATCGTGCGTTCCTCGCGGCCAGGCCGCGGCCAAAGACCCATTCCCCAGGAGAGAACGATCCCCCTTGGGAATTGTCCGCCGGCGGTCAAGCGCAAGGTGATTTCACGGGGCGGCGGCCAGCGGCAACTCGAAGCAGGCCATTTCGAGATGGTTGCGCACCAGCAGCAAGTTGCCGGCCAGCGCAGGAGCGTTCCAATTCTTCGGGCCCGACAGCGCGGTAAAGCGACCCAGCTCTTCCAGCTTCTGGGGGTTGATCCGCACCAGCACGACGTCGCCTGCTTCGGCCTGAATGATCAGCAGGTCATCGCGACGCAACATCTGACCGTGGCCGTATCTCCCACCTTTCCAGACGCGTTTGCCGGTCGTGGCATCCATGCAGGCGAGAATGCCGTCGTCGAGTCCATAGACGTGTTGGCCCACGAGCACGGGCGAGCAGAATTTGCACTCGAGCGCCTTGCTCTTCCAAACTTCGGTCGCCTTCCAGACTCCTCCAGAGTTGGCCACTTCGACCAGCGCCGCGCCGTGTCCGTAGCCGGCCGAGATCAACACGCGGTTTTCGCCCACCAGCAGCGGCTGGGCGACGTTGATATTCTGAAAGGTCTCGAACGGGTACCGCCACAGTTCCTGGGCCGTTTGGCGATCGAAGCCTGCGAGCCCGGGACCATCGAGCAGCACGATTTGTTCGGTGCCTGCCACACGGGACAGTTGCGGCGAACAATAGGCCGCGGCACCGTCTCCCCCTGCGGCGACGCGCTGACCGGTACGCTTGTCGTAGGCCGCAACGGCATGCCCCGACGCTCCACCGGGATTGACCCAGACCCGGTCGCCATCGATCAGCGGAGACCCCGACATGCCCCAGGTGATGTTCTTGGCGCCGTTGTCGGCGAGGATGTCGACTTCCCAGAGCTGCTTGCCGTCGGCCAGTTGCAGGCACGCCAGATTGCCCGTCGCGCCCAGGGTATAGACCCGGTCATCGTCGATCGTCGGCGTGGCCCGAGGTCCGTCTCCGCCGAGCGATTCTTGGAAGAAGGCCTGGTGCGTGCGTTGCCAGATTTCGCTCCCCGTGCGCAGCTCGCAGGCAAAGGTCACTTCGTCCTCGCCGCGCTGTTCGATCGCCACGGCGAGCCCCTGAGCGGTCGAGAAGGCCGCATAACCCAGGCCTGCTTCCCGCCGCCACAGTTCGCGCGGCGGATGTGCCTGCCAATCGGTTTCGAGCTTGGGGCCCGGAACCTCGCTATCTCGTTTGCTCCCAAGGAATCCCGGGCAAGACGGCGCGCTCGGATCGAGTGGAAATGCCTCGCCAGAAGCACTGGGCGTTTTCGATAACTCGCCGGGGACGCGGTCCCAAGCGAAGTAGACGATCAATTGATTGTCGCCGCTGACTTCCACCTTGCGAACTGCGAGCCAGGTAGCCAAACCAAGGATGCCCAGGGCACCTAGCACGCCCATCTTGGTTGACCAAAGCACCTGCCTGGTGAACAGCAGCCACACCAGGAGCAAGATGCCTCCCAGCGAGGGCAGATAGCGGGTGAGCGTAACGGTTCCTGCGCGGCCGTATTGCGGCAGCAGGGCGACCTGAGAGTTTAGGATCATCAAGGCTGCCGTCAGGCCG is a genomic window of Pirellulales bacterium containing:
- a CDS encoding tryptophan 7-halogenase, which codes for MIKSTRSIPSETDVIVIGGGPAGSTASTLIAQAGHRVQLFERERFPRFHIGESLIPETYWVLQRLNMLPKMKASCFVQKHSVQFVSANGKHSAPFYFWDNKPHECSQTWQVVRSEFDQMMLENAREHGVEAHEGVRVLDVLQEGNRTVGVKLQDEDGTQREVRAKVVVDASGQSGLLMNKLKLRIWDPVLNKGAIWTYWEGAYRDTGRDEGATIVLQTANRLGWFWYIPLHNNRVSVGVVAPFDYLFKGRGSHEQTYTEEVERCPAVQERVASAQRITGYFATRDYSYRCTQAAGDGWVVVGDAFGFLDPLYSSGVLLAMKSGEMAADAIVEGLKIGDLSGAQLGKWAAGLNEGIDRMRRLVCEYYDGFSFGNFVKANPHLRGKITDLLIGDLFTDKVDVVWEPMVAQYQGDKQVPATWNSGTPPEVVATKQNELLLPEGARP
- the msrA gene encoding peptide-methionine (S)-S-oxide reductase MsrA; its protein translation is MAQAMFGAGCFWGVEALFRAVPGVTNTAVGYSGGQTENPTYEQVCSDRTGHAEVVHVEFDPDRVGFDELLEVFWKNHDPTTLNRQGPDFGSQYRSAVFYYDEQQREAAEASKARWQASGAYRRPIVTEISPARPFYRAEEYHQQYLEKRGRTSCHLR
- a CDS encoding PEP-CTERM sorting domain-containing protein, whose protein sequence is MSKNRLIGTLILAALATKPQAAFATPLSYTGGTVSQDFNGLPTNVTNPVQTITGRGPHEFSAVTGASGLDGWQFANPSGTSSSTEFRSHDGSQAGNTGRGSISFGTNGSTDRALGALATSNQIPVFGLVLVNNSLVTYDSVSLAYTGEQWRRGNVASPNKLFFAYAVGGASISSGTFTGVAALDVTAPNAQAAPTEVALNGNLATNQVSLSATLTNLNWAPGQQLVLRWTAQDQSGQDDGIGIDNLSFAAHPVPEPASMALAMSGAVALVGLALRRRLRVQA
- a CDS encoding trypsin-like peptidase domain-containing protein; protein product: MEPVIRPWLLSHDSSGGEARSADSPAPPPDASLLDAYSRAVIQVVESASPAVFSIAGHPDDRPQGSGSGFLITPDGYALTNSHVVAGRTRLVAMTDEGDRVDVAVIGDDPATDLALVRLASRDLAFAPIGDSDALRVGQLVIAMGSPLGLHATVSTGVVSALGRSMRGRDGRLIENVIQHAAPINPGNSGGPLVDSRGRVVGVNTAIIAHAQGLGFAVPGNTAQWVASEILGHGQVRRRTLGVAATARRLPRSAVREFDLLSDQVVEIVEVQSGSAAARAGLHVGDLIVEINDRFVSSVDDIHRLLARLRAETTAEFTILRGDQRCVVVIEW
- a CDS encoding PQQ-like beta-propeller repeat protein, with translation MSTEHESAPESGEPPAARPRRRWLIPLLIVGLTAALMILNSQVALLPQYGRAGTVTLTRYLPSLGGILLLVWLLFTRQVLWSTKMGVLGALGILGLATWLAVRKVEVSGDNQLIVYFAWDRVPGELSKTPSASGEAFPLDPSAPSCPGFLGSKRDSEVPGPKLETDWQAHPPRELWRREAGLGYAAFSTAQGLAVAIEQRGEDEVTFACELRTGSEIWQRTHQAFFQESLGGDGPRATPTIDDDRVYTLGATGNLACLQLADGKQLWEVDILADNGAKNITWGMSGSPLIDGDRVWVNPGGASGHAVAAYDKRTGQRVAAGGDGAAAYCSPQLSRVAGTEQIVLLDGPGLAGFDRQTAQELWRYPFETFQNINVAQPLLVGENRVLISAGYGHGAALVEVANSGGVWKATEVWKSKALECKFCSPVLVGQHVYGLDDGILACMDATTGKRVWKGGRYGHGQMLRRDDLLIIQAEAGDVVLVRINPQKLEELGRFTALSGPKNWNAPALAGNLLLVRNHLEMACFELPLAAAP
- a CDS encoding cation-translocating P-type ATPase, translating into MSIATADAAVHTLTAERVAAALASDLEHGLATGEAQARLARHGTNELASAPPDPWWRKLLAQFRELVVLLLIAAAIISGALGEWVDTLAILTIVLLNGLLGFFQEARAERALSALQKLSSPVAKVVRDGRLQTVAARELVPGDRVELEAGDYVPADVRLLVAYGLRIQEAALTGESVPVDKEPSAVLAPQTPLGDRRNMAYLGTVVAAGKASALVATTGMQTELGQIAGLLARQERELTPLQRRLEELGKVLLAVCVTIVVVIFGLRMLRGGEFTEVFLMAVSLAVAAVPEGLPAVVTMALAIGLQRMVKRNALVRKLPSVETLGSVTVICSDKTGTLTRNEMTVRAVFAAGRQFSVTGTGYVVQGEFLLAPPQAGSEEPIDAAQDDDLRRVLRIGALCNSAALNPVENLPAARTITGDPTEAALLIVAEKAGLSDPRPGARILVEVPFDSQRKLMSVVAEQEGRTALFCKGAPEIVLARCTRTWLGGRVEPLDPPLREQILAEIARLAAQSLRVLAMATRDEIVVPLADDAEQDLVFAGLVGMIDPPRDEARAAVAKCHAAGIRPVMITGDHPETAAAIARELHLSGEHEKFPVLTGVALDELSDEQLREAAKDAVVYARVSAEHKLRVVQALKQRGEVVAMTGDGVNDAPAVKAADIGIAMGITGTDVTKEAADMVLVDDNFASIVSAVEEGRGIFDNIVKFVNYLLACNTSEVLFMFVAALLDWPTPLTAVQLLWINLVTDGLPALALAMEPPERDAMRRPPRPANEGVITRKRAVQLGLQGSLMALVAGVGFFLTYDGDPQNLPAARTVAFATMAFTQLSFSFSCRSQQLTLPELGAFSNLYLVGAILFSALLQLSVLYLPGVQGVFDCLRPTVNQLALAMVLALIPVTVVEVAKIARGWPMPFTP
- a CDS encoding MarR family transcriptional regulator, giving the protein MPTQPVDLRRAASFDSPEQEVYLNLWRTYDRLRALEDELFAQFELTAQQYNVLRLLAAHRPLGMPTLQLAARLVSRAPDITRIVDRLEQRGWIARDRLLTNRRVVEVRITESGVALLAQIAEPLAACHARQLGHLQPAQLGELAGLLRAARAPHESLDSPWK